One genomic segment of Pogoniulus pusillus isolate bPogPus1 chromosome 21, bPogPus1.pri, whole genome shotgun sequence includes these proteins:
- the NRN1 gene encoding neuritin, translating into MGLKLNGRYISLVLAVQIAYLVQAVRAAGRCDAVFRDFSECLLRLGDNMASYPQDLDDKRNLQTICSYWDDFHSCTLSALTDCQEGAKDLWEKLRRESKNLDFQGSLFELCGGGSGAAPSLLPPALPLLLAALWAALVTWLPF; encoded by the exons ATGGGACTTAAGTTGAACGGCAGATATATTTCGCTGGTCCTGGCTGTACAGATAG CGTACCTGGTGCAGGCGGTGAGAGCGGCCGGGCGGTGCGATGCCGTCTTTAGGGACTTCTCGGAGTGTTTGCTGCGGCTGGGTGATAACATGGCCAGCTACCCCCAGGACCTGGACGACAAGAGAAACCTCCAAACGATCTGCTC GTACTGGGATGATTTCCACTCCTGCACCCTTTCAGCGCTCACCGATTGCCAGGAAGGAGCGAAAGACCTCTGGGAGAAACTGAGACGGGAATCAAAAAACCTCGATTTCCAAGGCAGCTTATTTGAACTGTGCGGAGGAGGCAGCGGCGCGGCACCGTCCCTTCTCCCGCCGGCtttgcccctgctgctggcGGCTCTTTGGGCTGCCCTAGTGACCTGGCTGCCTTTTtag